The following proteins are encoded in a genomic region of Diadema setosum chromosome 10, eeDiaSeto1, whole genome shotgun sequence:
- the LOC140234288 gene encoding LOW QUALITY PROTEIN: DGAT1/2-independent enzyme synthesizing storage lipids-like (The sequence of the model RefSeq protein was modified relative to this genomic sequence to represent the inferred CDS: inserted 1 base in 1 codon) — protein sequence MDSQQCTSETSCGSLDADQLVLNGTSGEGFSFAINLILTSLWLIYWVVLKTLLVVVVLNIIPLLVLGFLYISSFYVHLYQFWNKINEDYTSGVYTAEVYERARNNVVWAWDLLGKIWFGFELHGTQKLPKEGGXILAYYHGTIPIDVYFIISKIRIWHQRAVYTVADRFVYKLHGLKLLWRIFAVTTGSREECVRILKEGNLMAIAPGGTREAYFSDSNYPLLWYQRKGFAIVAKESQVPIIPVFTQNCREAFRTPRLGRGILRWLYEKTRAPLVPIYGGFPVKLRTYIGAPIKVTPDMSVDDIVQKAREGVESLIRTHQQIPGSIRRAFLERWTPDTTKTE from the exons ATGGATTCGCAGCAATGCACTTCTGAAACCAGTTGTGGCAGTTTGGATGCAGACCAGTTGGTCTTGAACGGAACCAG TGGTGAGGGATTTAGCTTTGCTATCAACCTCATCCTGACTTCGCTGTGGCTGATATACTGGGTGGTTCTGAAAACTCTCCTTGTGGTAGTTGTCCTGAACATCATACCGCTGCTGGTGCTGGGGTTCCTCTACATCAGCTCCTTCTACGTTCACCTCTACCAATTCTGGAACAAAATCAATGAAGACTACACCTCCGGGGTCTACACCGCGGAGGTCTACGAGAGGGCGCGGAACAACGTCGTCTGGGCTTGGGACTTGCTCGGAAAGATTTGGTTTG GTTTTGAGCTGCATGGTACCCAGAAGCTCCCCAAAGAGGGCG CCATCCTCGCCTACTACCATGGCACCATTCCCATCGATGTGTACTTCATCATTTCCAAGATCAGGATCTGGCACCAGCGAGCTGTCTACACGGTCGCCGATCGGTTCGTCTACAAGCTGCATG GATTAAAGTTGCTATGGCGAATCTTTGCCGTGACAACTGGAAGCCGAGAGGAGTGTGTACGGATTCTGAAGGAAGGTAACCTTATGGCGATAGCTCCTGGCGGAACAAGGGAGGCGTACTTCAGCGACAGCAACTACCCCCTCTTGTGGTACCAAAGGAAAGGTTTTGCCATCGTTGCCAAGGAATCTCAAGTG CCTATCATTCCAGTCTTTACTCAAAACTGCCGCGAAGCATTCCGCACACCCAGGCTGGGCCGGGGCATCCTCAGGTGGCTGTACGAGAAGACTAGGGCCCCACTGGTTCCAATCTATGGAGGGTTTCCGGTTAAGCTCAG gACCTACATTGGAGCTCCCATAAAGGTGACACCTGACATGAGTGTCGATGACATTGTGCAAAAA GCGCGGGAAGGAGTGGAAAGCCTGATCAGGACCCACCAGCAGATTCCTGGTAGCATCCGCCGTGCCTTCCTGGAGAGATGGACGCCTGACACAACAAAGACAGAGTAA